atctCTCCTAGGTTTAAGCATTCTATAAAATTTTCCCAACCAATATTGTAGACATCCTGAGAaagtttttgtcttatttttttaaaaaattatttatttatttattcatgagagagagagagagagggagagggagagagagagacaagcaggctccgtgcagggagtccgatgtgggactcgattctaggactccaggatcacatcctgggccgaaggcaggcgctaaactgctgagtcacccagggatccctgtttttgtcTTATTGTAGATACTACTTATgctcctcaatttttaaaataaactgccaACACCTGTTTATAAGTTTGGTATAATAGcaatctatgtatatttttaatgtagtggTTCTGACTTAGATCTAATTTATTCAGAGTTAATAGAGTCTTTCGATTGGCTTTGTAAACCTAAGAATGTCTTGAAACAGTATATAAATGAGAGATGTATCTTTGTGTTTTTGGAGGAGAACATCCGATGTTTACTTTGGTTCATAAAAGTGTCTGTGACTCATTAGTCTATAGACAAGGCTGTTACAGTAACTCACAAAATTTCTATTTTGCAAATTATAGCAAACAAGATTATATGAAGAGTTCCATAATTCACCTATGCATTATTAGTCAAGTCTTGACTAATTAAGTCAATCTTAATTAGTCAAGATTCTAATATCGTGTGCTATTATTTTAACTAAGACCACAGTACTAAAAACTTATGTGAAATCAATTCATTGatttattgtatgtatttatatgattTTCCAGAACATAACCTAAATGACCTGCGGTTAGGCTCCATTTTCATGTCTCGGTTGATTGAATAAGGCTGATTCTATCAAACatgtttattatacatatataaaaatgtaaacagatgTGATGGAGTAACATTTTGTTGGTGATATGTCCTAAATCAATGGACAActtctatttgtattttgttatatttttctcaatgaaTTGATATGTATGCATATTCTTATAATTCATGAAACAAAATTTGAATCATTTACCATTTATGAGTTTAAACACTGATTTTTCACTTGAtagtataatatttatattttcatacagACTATTTATAGTCAACATcactttttctttgttattttattttatttttttatattaaagtagTATTATACACAAAATTAAATCATCCTTGAACTTGGTTGCAAAAATATTACATATCAACTGtagaaaagcaaattgaaaaatACTGAAGGATTCTTCAATTttggaataaaagcaaaagttaCTTATAATCTCTTATTAAAAATGGTGCactttatttttacatactttGTCTTGTAAGCCATTATTCCATCATATTGTTGTACCCTATTACTGTTATGATTATTACATAATAATGTACCCtattattgttatattattattatgttctATGAACATACTTAATTGTTTCCTTAGGTTGGGGAATTGCTGAATTAAATGCTCTGAACAATTTTAAAGCTTTGGTTAATTTTTTCTATTGGTAAATTTTCTCCAGGAAGCATTAACTATTTACATTTAGGACTAGTTGTGTTTGAGAGTGACCATTTCACTCTGCCtttattaatattagaaaaatattaagacatcatttaagattgtttatttctttgttgtatCAACTGAAACTCTTAGAAaaggcatatattttattttttgattaatttatttatttgagagagagagggtgcaagtgtgtgtggggggggcgaTGGGGTCAGAGGaaggggagaatcttaagcagactccatgctgagcacagagggaCTCCATCTTATGACCTGAgctcataccctgagctgaaatgaatcagacacttcactgacagccacccaggcatctctaaagcaactgttattttaaaatagtttataggTAGACACAAACTAAAAGGTAACATGCAGCATTATAGAGCAAATAATTGTCAATATTGTCagaacaaaatcataaaaacctTGTAAGCAATGAAAATTCTATATCTAGAATGGGTATCTCCCATTCATATAGATATCTGTTTTGATTTAGGGaaactaatgaaagaaataatttgggtaattaaaatgtaaaaagttaggttatttgtgaaaataataaaacacagatGGTTTTCAACTCAAGATTAGTAGACATAACAATGCACCAAAAAAGTATTGAGAACAAATATCTGAAATTAGAGCTTTGAGCGTTTTTGAGAAGATAATCagctttcattaaaaataaactatgtaaTATATGGATGTAaatcattttttatgattttatttatttatgaatgagagatacacagagagaggcagagacataggcagagagagaaggagaagtaggctccctctggggagcctgatgtgggactcaatcccaggaccctgatcacaacctgaaccaaaggcagatgctcaatcactgagccacctaggtgcctctggatgtaaatcattttcatattcagaaaatatattgCAAAGCACCTCGCTTTGCTAGTAAGAATAGCTCAGTGATGATAAATATTGTTGACCTATGAACAATAGGTCATGAAAGGAAGAACTTCTCTGCCTACCAATCAACTGGAAGTCAGTTCTTGAGTGAAACTAAACACATGGCCCTTCTTAATTATAATCAGCTGACTTCTGTTGTTGTGCTTCCTATCAGTCATTAGTTCCATACAATGGTCCCATTTGTTGTTTCCATTAGGATTCTCATTTTGTCCTAAACTATgcatacacaaaaaaatgttaCTGTTACTTCAGAGAATTGCATTCAGATACAACCAACATGAGTTGCTTTTtgattgtttttgagattttttttcattgggaGACTGtcaaaatagacattttctccACTGTACCAAGTTTCCTCGTAAATACTATTCTCAAAGCCTGCTTCACATCTTTGTTCCTCAGGCTGTAGATAAATGGGTTCAACATGGGACTCACAAAGATACAGACCACTGCCACAATTTTCCCTTGTTCAACAGACTGCTCATTTGCTGGTCTCAGATACATGCAGAATAGGGACCCATAGAACATGGTGACAGCGGTCAGGTGAGAGCcacaggtggagaaggctttGCATTGCCCTTCACTGGAATGGATCCTCATAAtggtgataaaaatgaaaacataagagaTGAGGATGATGAGTAGGGAACCAGTGAGGTTAATCCCCGCAGACACAAATAGTGCAGTCTGCTTTATGTAAGTGTCAGAACACGTCAGCATGAGGAGAGGTGGGTCAGCACAGTAGAAATGATTGATGATGTTAGGTCCACAAAAGGACAAGCGAGAGGTCAATATTACTTGCATTGTGCCCACCATAGAACCCCAGAGGT
The Canis lupus familiaris isolate Mischka breed German Shepherd chromosome 18, alternate assembly UU_Cfam_GSD_1.0, whole genome shotgun sequence genome window above contains:
- the OR5M12 gene encoding olfactory receptor family 5 subfamily M member 12, translated to MKMDIFLPHNSTEATEFILLGLTSQQELQPILFVVFLLIYIITLTGNFGLIALIRFTPRLQTPMYFFLTHLACVDIFYSTNVSPQMLVNFLSEKKTISYTGCLAQCFVFVTLLLTEYYMLGAMAYDRYMAICHPLHYNSRMSRPLCICLVTFPYLWGSMVGTMQVILTSRLSFCGPNIINHFYCADPPLLMLTCSDTYIKQTALFVSAGINLTGSLLIILISYVFIFITIMRIHSSEGQCKAFSTCGSHLTAVTMFYGSLFCMYLRPANEQSVEQGKIVAVVCIFVSPMLNPFIYSLRNKDVKQALRIVFTRKLGTVEKMSILTVSQ